The following are encoded together in the Bacillus cereus group sp. RP43 genome:
- the pabA gene encoding aminodeoxychorismate/anthranilate synthase component II yields the protein MILMIDNYDSFTFNLVQFLGELGQELVVKRNDKVTISDIENMKPDFLMISPGPCSPNEAGVSMEVIKYFAGKIPIFGVCLGHQSIAQVFGGDVVRAERLMHGKTSLMHHDGQTIFSDIPNPFTATRYHSLIVKKETLPNCLEITSWTEEGEIMALRHKTLPIEGVQFHPESIMTSHGKELLQNFIRKYSPSVTSC from the coding sequence ATGATATTAATGATTGATAATTATGATTCTTTTACATTTAATTTAGTGCAATTTCTTGGAGAACTTGGACAAGAGCTTGTTGTTAAGCGTAATGATAAAGTGACTATTTCGGATATTGAGAATATGAAACCAGATTTTTTAATGATTTCGCCAGGTCCATGTAGTCCTAATGAGGCGGGTGTTAGTATGGAGGTTATTAAATACTTTGCTGGAAAGATTCCGATTTTTGGGGTCTGTCTTGGACATCAATCAATTGCACAAGTATTTGGAGGGGATGTTGTCAGGGCAGAGCGTTTGATGCATGGAAAAACATCTTTAATGCATCATGATGGGCAGACGATTTTTTCTGATATTCCAAATCCATTTACTGCGACACGTTATCACTCTCTTATCGTTAAAAAAGAGACATTACCGAATTGTTTAGAGATAACATCTTGGACTGAAGAAGGTGAAATCATGGCGCTTCGTCATAAAACGTTGCCGATTGAAGGGGTACAATTCCATCCGGAATCTATTATGACTTCTCACGGGAAAGAGTTGCTACAGAATTTCATTCGCAAATATAGCCCAAGCGTGACATCGTGTTAA
- the hslO gene encoding redox-regulated molecular chaperone HslO, whose product MKDYLVKALAFDGEVRAYSVRTTNTVSEAQRRHDTWRTASAALGRSLTAGTMMGAMLKGDQKLTIKVEGNGPIGPILVDAHANGDVRGYVTNPHVDFEGTEQGKLRVYQAVGTEGFVTVIKDIGMREPFIGQSPIVSGELGEDFTYYFAVSEQTPSSVGVGVLVNGDDSVLAAGGFILQIMPGAQEETISFIEDRLQKIPPVSTLIEQGLSPEELLYAVLGEDKVKVLETMDVQFNCTCSRERIESVLISLGKTELEQIREEEEETEVHCHFCNERYKFSKEDITSIIVSL is encoded by the coding sequence ATGAAAGATTATTTAGTAAAAGCTTTAGCATTTGATGGAGAAGTACGTGCGTATAGTGTGCGTACAACAAATACAGTTAGCGAAGCGCAAAGACGTCATGACACGTGGAGAACTGCTTCAGCAGCGCTTGGCCGTTCTTTAACTGCGGGTACAATGATGGGTGCGATGTTAAAAGGTGACCAAAAGTTAACAATTAAGGTAGAGGGTAACGGTCCGATTGGTCCAATCCTAGTGGATGCTCATGCAAATGGGGATGTACGTGGTTATGTAACGAATCCGCATGTTGATTTTGAAGGAACAGAACAAGGAAAACTGCGTGTATATCAAGCGGTAGGTACAGAAGGGTTTGTAACTGTAATTAAAGATATTGGTATGCGTGAACCGTTTATCGGTCAATCTCCAATTGTTTCAGGTGAATTAGGAGAAGACTTCACGTACTATTTTGCAGTTTCTGAACAGACGCCTTCTTCTGTTGGTGTTGGTGTTCTTGTAAATGGAGATGACAGCGTATTAGCGGCAGGTGGATTTATCCTTCAAATTATGCCGGGCGCACAGGAAGAAACAATTTCATTCATTGAAGATCGTTTGCAAAAAATTCCTCCTGTATCAACATTGATCGAACAAGGTCTTTCTCCAGAAGAGCTACTATATGCAGTTCTTGGGGAAGATAAAGTAAAAGTATTAGAAACTATGGATGTTCAATTTAATTGCACTTGCTCACGCGAACGAATTGAGAGTGTGTTAATTAGTTTAGGTAAAACAGAATTAGAGCAAATTCGTGAAGAAGAAGAAGAGACGGAAGTGCACTGTCATTTCTGTAATGAACGATATAAATTCTCTAAAGAAGATATTACAAGCATAATTGTGAGCTTGTAA
- the lysS gene encoding lysine--tRNA ligase yields MDNMNHEELNDQLLVRREKLHNLREQGIDPFGKRFERTNSTTDLVSLYGEFSKEELEEKEITVSIAGRIMTKRGKGKAGFAHIQDLHGQVQIYVRKDAVGDEEYELFTTADLGDLVGIEGKVFKTNVGELSVKATEFTLLTKSLRPLPDKYHGLKDVEQRYRQRYLDLITSMESRETFVTRSKIIREMRRYLDDNGYLEVETPMMHAIAGGASARPFTTHHNALDMELYMRIAIELHLKRLIVGGLEKVYEIGRVFRNEGVSTRHNPEFTMIELYEAYADYNDIMKLTENMVAHIAKKVLGTTTIQYGDYEINLEPEWTRLHMVDAIKQHSGADFWNPMSVEEARELAKEHNVEIKNTMEVGHIINEFFEQKVEDKLIQPTFIYGHPVEISPLAKKNDEDPRFTDRFELFIVAREHANAFTELNDPIDQKERFEAQLKEREQGNDEAHMMDDDYIEALEYGMPPTGGLGIGIDRLVMLLTNAPSIRDVLLFPAMRHKQD; encoded by the coding sequence ATGGATAACATGAACCACGAAGAATTAAACGACCAATTGCTTGTTCGTCGTGAAAAGCTACATAATTTACGTGAGCAAGGAATCGATCCGTTCGGTAAACGATTTGAACGCACAAATTCAACAACTGACTTAGTAAGTCTATATGGAGAATTCTCTAAAGAAGAATTAGAAGAGAAAGAAATCACTGTTTCTATCGCTGGTCGTATTATGACAAAACGCGGTAAAGGAAAAGCGGGATTTGCGCACATTCAAGATTTACATGGACAAGTTCAAATTTATGTTCGTAAAGATGCTGTTGGAGATGAAGAGTACGAGTTATTTACGACAGCAGATTTAGGTGACTTAGTAGGTATTGAAGGTAAAGTGTTCAAAACAAACGTTGGAGAACTTTCAGTAAAAGCAACAGAATTTACACTTTTAACGAAATCTCTTCGTCCATTACCGGATAAATACCATGGTTTAAAAGATGTTGAACAACGCTATCGTCAACGTTACTTGGACTTAATTACAAGTATGGAAAGCCGTGAAACGTTCGTTACCCGTAGTAAAATCATTCGTGAAATGAGAAGATATTTAGATGACAACGGTTATCTTGAAGTAGAAACGCCTATGATGCACGCGATTGCAGGTGGAGCGTCTGCTCGTCCTTTCACTACACATCATAATGCGTTAGATATGGAATTATATATGCGTATTGCAATTGAACTTCATTTAAAACGTCTTATTGTGGGCGGATTAGAAAAAGTTTATGAGATCGGCCGTGTATTCCGTAATGAGGGTGTATCAACTCGTCATAACCCTGAGTTTACGATGATTGAATTATATGAAGCGTACGCTGATTATAATGATATTATGAAACTAACAGAAAATATGGTTGCTCATATCGCGAAAAAAGTATTGGGTACAACAACAATCCAATATGGTGATTATGAAATTAATCTAGAACCGGAATGGACACGTCTTCATATGGTAGATGCAATTAAGCAACACTCTGGAGCAGATTTCTGGAATCCAATGAGTGTAGAAGAAGCGCGTGAACTTGCAAAAGAACATAATGTAGAAATTAAAAATACAATGGAAGTTGGTCATATTATTAATGAGTTCTTCGAACAAAAAGTAGAAGATAAATTAATCCAACCAACATTTATTTACGGTCATCCGGTAGAAATTTCGCCACTTGCGAAAAAGAATGACGAAGATCCACGATTCACAGATCGTTTCGAGTTATTTATCGTTGCACGTGAACATGCTAATGCATTCACTGAGTTAAATGATCCAATCGATCAAAAGGAACGCTTTGAAGCCCAATTAAAAGAGCGTGAGCAAGGTAATGATGAAGCTCATATGATGGATGATGACTATATCGAAGCTCTTGAGTATGGTATGCCTCCTACGGGCGGATTAGGAATCGGTATTGATCGTCTTGTTATGTTATTAACAAACGCACCATCTATTCGTGACGTACTATTATTCCCAGCTATGCGCCATAAACAAGACTAA
- a CDS encoding helix-turn-helix transcriptional regulator — MEAEKWGRRIRAFRKLKGYTQEGFAKELGVSVSVLGEVERGNRSPSQDFVVEVAKTLNVSIDELMPK, encoded by the coding sequence ATGGAAGCAGAAAAATGGGGAAGACGCATTCGTGCTTTTCGAAAGCTAAAAGGCTATACGCAAGAAGGTTTTGCGAAAGAATTAGGAGTATCTGTATCGGTTTTAGGTGAAGTTGAGAGGGGCAATAGATCACCTTCCCAAGATTTTGTAGTAGAAGTCGCTAAAACATTAAACGTTTCAATAGACGAATTGATGCCGAAGTGA
- the folK gene encoding 2-amino-4-hydroxy-6-hydroxymethyldihydropteridine diphosphokinase: protein MNNIAYIALGSNIGERYTYLTEAIQFLNKNQHIQVDDVSSVYETDPIGYTDQNCFLNLVVKISTNLSPQELLKVTQRVENDLGRKREIRWGPRTIDLDILLYNQENIEAENLIVPHPRMFERAFVIVPLLEINQDIKQNISRSQVEEMKRREGVTVWKQKNGEDAFVLFES from the coding sequence ATGAATAATATAGCGTACATTGCATTAGGTTCGAATATTGGGGAGCGTTATACTTATTTAACTGAAGCAATTCAGTTTTTAAATAAAAACCAGCATATCCAAGTTGATGATGTTTCGTCTGTATATGAAACTGATCCGATTGGCTATACTGACCAAAATTGCTTTTTAAATCTAGTTGTAAAAATTTCTACCAATTTATCACCGCAAGAATTATTGAAAGTAACACAAAGGGTAGAGAATGATCTAGGAAGAAAAAGGGAAATCAGATGGGGTCCGAGGACCATCGACCTTGACATTTTACTATATAATCAAGAAAATATTGAAGCAGAGAATCTTATTGTTCCGCATCCGCGGATGTTCGAAAGAGCTTTTGTTATCGTTCCGTTGTTAGAGATTAATCAAGATATAAAACAAAACATTTCACGTTCACAAGTAGAAGAAATGAAAAGGCGAGAGGGAGTAACGGTATGGAAGCAGAAAAATGGGGAAGACGCATTCGTGCTTTTCGAAAGCTAA
- the cysK gene encoding cysteine synthase A — translation MRVAQSVSELIGKTPIVKLNRIVESDSADVYLKLEFMNPGSSVKDRIALAMIEDAEKKGLLKEGDTIIEPTSGNTGIGLAMVAAAKGYKAILVMPETMSIERRNLLRAYGAELVLTPGPEGMGGAIRKATELAKEHGYFIPQQFQNQANPEIHRITTGPEIVEQMGDQLDAFIAGIGTGGTITGAGEVLKEAYKDIKIYAVEPADSPVLSGGKPGPHKIQGIGAGFVPETLDVEVYDEIIQVKTEQAFEYARRVAKEEGILVGISSGAVVYAAIEVAKKLGKGKKVLVIIPSNGERYLSTPLYQFES, via the coding sequence ATGCGAGTGGCACAATCAGTTTCAGAATTAATCGGGAAAACGCCGATCGTTAAGTTGAACCGCATCGTAGAATCAGACAGCGCAGATGTATACTTAAAATTAGAATTTATGAATCCTGGGAGCAGTGTTAAAGATCGTATTGCATTAGCTATGATTGAAGATGCTGAAAAGAAAGGATTATTAAAAGAAGGCGATACAATCATTGAGCCAACAAGTGGTAACACAGGAATTGGTTTAGCGATGGTAGCGGCTGCTAAAGGATATAAGGCGATTTTAGTAATGCCAGAAACAATGAGTATTGAGCGTCGTAATTTATTACGTGCTTACGGTGCTGAATTAGTATTGACTCCAGGACCTGAAGGAATGGGCGGAGCAATTCGAAAAGCGACTGAATTAGCAAAAGAGCATGGTTACTTTATACCACAACAATTCCAAAACCAAGCGAATCCAGAAATCCATCGTATAACAACAGGTCCAGAAATCGTTGAACAAATGGGTGATCAATTGGATGCGTTTATCGCAGGTATTGGTACAGGCGGAACAATTACAGGTGCCGGTGAAGTGCTGAAAGAAGCTTATAAAGATATCAAAATTTATGCGGTAGAACCTGCGGATTCACCAGTATTATCTGGTGGAAAGCCAGGACCGCATAAAATCCAAGGGATTGGAGCGGGATTTGTTCCGGAGACATTGGATGTAGAAGTATATGATGAAATTATTCAAGTGAAAACAGAGCAAGCGTTTGAATATGCGAGAAGAGTAGCTAAAGAAGAAGGTATTTTAGTTGGTATCTCTTCAGGAGCAGTCGTTTATGCAGCAATAGAAGTTGCGAAGAAATTAGGTAAAGGGAAAAAGGTACTTGTTATCATCCCAAGTAACGGTGAACGTTATTTAAGTACACCACTTTATCAATTTGAATCATAA
- the dusB gene encoding tRNA dihydrouridine synthase DusB produces the protein MLKIANIEMKNPVVLAPMAGVCNSAFRLTVKEFGAGLVCAEMVSDKAILLNNKRTLDMLYIDEREKPLSLQIFGGEKETLVDAAKYVDKYTTADIIDINMGCPVPKITKCDAGAKWLLDPNKIYEMVAAVVDAVEKPVTVKMRIGWDEDHIFAVENAKAVERAGGQAVAVHGRTRVQMYEGKADWDIIKQVKQSVNIPVIGNGDVETPQDAKRMLDEVGVDGVMIGRAALGDPWMIYRTVKYLETGELMPEPTVREKIDVCMLHLDRLIDLKNENVAVREMRKHAAWYLKGVRGNASVRNGINICNTREDLANLLGAFVEEVEAKQQTIYVG, from the coding sequence GTGTTAAAGATTGCAAATATTGAGATGAAAAATCCAGTTGTACTAGCACCGATGGCGGGGGTGTGTAACTCTGCATTCCGTTTGACAGTAAAAGAATTTGGTGCAGGTTTAGTTTGTGCTGAAATGGTAAGTGATAAGGCAATATTACTTAATAACAAAAGAACATTAGATATGTTATATATCGATGAGAGAGAAAAACCATTAAGTTTACAAATTTTTGGTGGAGAGAAAGAAACTCTTGTAGATGCTGCAAAATACGTAGATAAATATACGACAGCAGACATTATTGATATTAATATGGGTTGCCCAGTACCGAAAATCACTAAGTGTGATGCCGGAGCAAAGTGGCTTTTAGATCCAAATAAAATATATGAGATGGTAGCGGCAGTTGTAGATGCTGTTGAAAAACCAGTTACAGTTAAAATGCGTATTGGTTGGGATGAAGATCATATTTTCGCAGTTGAAAACGCTAAAGCTGTTGAGCGTGCTGGTGGGCAAGCAGTAGCAGTTCATGGACGTACACGAGTGCAAATGTATGAAGGGAAAGCGGATTGGGATATTATTAAACAAGTAAAGCAATCTGTGAATATCCCGGTTATCGGAAATGGTGATGTGGAAACACCGCAAGATGCAAAGCGTATGCTTGATGAAGTTGGTGTAGATGGAGTTATGATTGGCCGCGCTGCTCTTGGAGACCCGTGGATGATTTATCGTACGGTAAAGTATTTAGAGACAGGTGAATTAATGCCGGAACCAACAGTGCGTGAGAAAATTGATGTATGTATGTTGCATCTAGATCGTCTTATCGATTTAAAGAACGAAAATGTCGCTGTAAGAGAGATGAGGAAGCATGCAGCTTGGTATTTAAAAGGTGTTCGTGGTAATGCGAGTGTGCGCAATGGTATCAATATTTGTAACACCCGTGAAGACCTTGCGAATTTATTAGGTGCATTTGTAGAAGAAGTAGAAGCGAAACAACAAACAATTTATGTTGGTTAA
- the trpE gene encoding anthranilate synthase component I — protein sequence MQRRKSLALSIPYQLDFFKQYKFLSQDKPQHILLESGRGGRYNIVGLDPVAIIQGKNETLHISESDKETIERGNPLDLMQAYMEKWKTDYNPEYPPFQGGAIGYFSYDCIRYIEKLSSLAEDDINIPDIFFLLFDDVFVYDQQERVLWIITHYIDECEEAEERLNEWKDLWVKEVPEVTMPFECPEKKNEAVAFTEEGFMKAVERIQEYIGNGDVFQVNLSTRQERTLQTHPLEIYTSLREINPSPYMGYLEFGDFQIVSASPELLIKKQGKEVSTRPIAGTRSRGASEQEDEELAKELIENEKERAEHVMLVDLERNDLGRVCKYGTVEVDEFMVIEKYSHVMHIVSNVRGEVEADKDAFDLVKAVFPGGTITGAPKIRTMEIIEELEPVRRGIYTGSIGWIGYSGDTELNIVIRTLLAKDGQAHVQAGAGIVIDSNPKDEYKESLKKAIALWRAKESSEETVR from the coding sequence ATGCAACGAAGAAAATCTTTAGCGCTTTCTATTCCATATCAGTTAGATTTCTTTAAGCAATATAAATTTCTTTCCCAGGATAAGCCACAACATATTTTGTTAGAAAGTGGACGTGGTGGTCGTTATAACATCGTTGGGCTGGATCCAGTAGCGATAATTCAGGGTAAGAATGAGACGTTACATATAAGTGAAAGTGATAAGGAAACAATAGAGAGAGGGAATCCACTAGATTTAATGCAAGCGTATATGGAGAAATGGAAAACGGATTATAATCCGGAGTACCCACCTTTTCAAGGTGGGGCAATTGGATACTTTAGTTATGATTGTATCCGTTATATTGAAAAACTGTCTTCTCTTGCGGAGGATGACATTAATATACCTGATATATTCTTTTTATTATTTGATGACGTGTTTGTCTATGATCAACAAGAAAGAGTATTATGGATTATTACGCATTATATAGATGAGTGTGAAGAGGCAGAAGAACGGTTAAATGAATGGAAGGATCTTTGGGTGAAAGAAGTGCCCGAAGTGACTATGCCGTTTGAATGTCCTGAAAAGAAAAATGAAGCAGTCGCTTTTACGGAAGAAGGCTTTATGAAGGCTGTTGAACGTATTCAAGAATATATTGGAAATGGTGATGTGTTTCAAGTAAACTTGTCGACAAGACAAGAAAGAACGTTACAAACACATCCGCTAGAAATTTATACAAGTCTTCGTGAAATTAATCCATCTCCATATATGGGTTACTTGGAGTTTGGGGATTTTCAAATTGTTAGTGCTTCGCCTGAATTGCTAATTAAAAAGCAAGGAAAAGAAGTGAGTACAAGACCGATTGCTGGTACGCGCTCTCGAGGGGCAAGTGAGCAAGAGGATGAGGAATTAGCGAAAGAATTAATTGAAAACGAAAAGGAAAGAGCAGAGCACGTAATGCTTGTGGACTTAGAACGAAATGACTTGGGCCGGGTTTGCAAATATGGCACTGTTGAAGTAGATGAATTCATGGTAATTGAAAAATACTCACACGTTATGCATATTGTTTCTAATGTGCGTGGTGAGGTGGAAGCAGATAAAGATGCTTTCGATTTGGTGAAGGCTGTATTTCCTGGTGGGACAATTACCGGTGCCCCGAAAATACGTACGATGGAAATTATTGAAGAATTAGAACCTGTTCGCCGAGGAATTTATACGGGTTCAATTGGTTGGATTGGTTATTCTGGAGATACGGAATTGAATATTGTAATCCGAACACTACTTGCTAAAGATGGACAAGCGCATGTGCAAGCTGGAGCAGGTATTGTAATTGATTCAAATCCAAAAGATGAATATAAAGAGTCGTTAAAAAAGGCAATCGCTTTATGGCGTGCAAAAGAAAGTAGCGAAGAAACGGTTAGGTGA
- a CDS encoding type III pantothenate kinase — MIFVLDVGNTNAVLGVFEEGKLCQHWRMETDRHKTEDEYGMLVKQLLEHEGLSFEDVKGIIVSSVVPPIMFALERMCEKYFKIKPLVVGPGIKTGLNIKYENPREVGADRIVNAVAGIHLYGSPLIIVDFGTATTYCYINEEKHYMGGVITPGIMISAEALYSRAAKLPRIEITKPSSVIGKNTVSAMQSGILYGYVGQVEGIVKRMKEEAKQEPKVIATGGLAKLISEESNVIDIVDPFLTLKGLYMLYERNANLQYEKGE, encoded by the coding sequence ATGATTTTTGTATTGGATGTAGGGAACACAAATGCGGTATTAGGTGTGTTTGAAGAGGGGAAACTTTGTCAGCATTGGCGCATGGAAACAGATCGTCATAAAACAGAAGATGAGTATGGGATGCTTGTAAAGCAGTTACTTGAGCATGAAGGTCTTTCTTTTGAAGATGTGAAAGGTATTATTGTGTCTTCAGTCGTACCGCCAATTATGTTCGCTTTAGAGCGTATGTGTGAAAAGTATTTTAAAATTAAACCGCTTGTAGTGGGGCCTGGGATAAAAACTGGCTTGAATATTAAATATGAAAATCCACGTGAAGTAGGCGCGGACCGAATTGTAAATGCGGTAGCAGGAATCCACTTATATGGAAGTCCGCTTATTATTGTTGATTTTGGTACGGCTACTACATATTGTTATATTAACGAAGAGAAGCATTATATGGGTGGCGTCATTACGCCAGGAATTATGATTTCAGCAGAGGCTTTATATAGCAGAGCAGCAAAGCTTCCTCGTATTGAAATTACAAAACCGAGTAGTGTTATCGGAAAGAATACAGTAAGTGCGATGCAATCAGGTATTCTTTATGGATACGTTGGACAAGTGGAAGGTATTGTTAAGCGTATGAAAGAAGAAGCTAAGCAAGAACCGAAAGTTATTGCAACAGGTGGATTAGCGAAATTAATTTCAGAAGAATCAAATGTAATTGATATCGTAGATCCGTTTTTAACGTTAAAAGGTTTGTATATGTTATATGAACGTAATGCAAATTTACAGTATGAGAAAGGTGAATAA
- the folB gene encoding dihydroneopterin aldolase yields MDKIYIHDMEFYGYHGVFPEENKLGQRFKVDLTVELDLKRAGESDDLEHSVNYGELFELCRKVVEDRTYKLVESIAENIATDILKQYESISQCTIKVIKPDPPIPGHYRAVAVEITRERP; encoded by the coding sequence TTGGATAAAATTTATATCCATGATATGGAGTTTTACGGTTATCATGGTGTATTCCCAGAAGAAAATAAATTGGGTCAGAGGTTTAAAGTGGATTTAACGGTGGAGTTGGATTTAAAACGTGCAGGAGAAAGTGACGACTTAGAGCATTCTGTCAATTACGGGGAGCTTTTCGAACTATGTAGAAAAGTTGTTGAAGATAGAACGTATAAGCTTGTAGAGAGTATCGCTGAAAATATCGCTACAGATATATTGAAACAATATGAGAGTATTTCACAGTGTACAATTAAGGTAATTAAACCAGATCCGCCGATACCGGGGCATTATCGTGCTGTAGCGGTAGAAATTACGAGAGAACGTCCATGA
- the folP gene encoding dihydropteroate synthase, with protein sequence MNCEEEMCSLKWDYDLRCGEYTLNLNEKTLIMGILNVTPDSFSDGGSYNEVDAAVCHAKEMKNEGAHIIDIGGESTRPGFAKVSVEEEIKRVVPMIQAVSKEVKLPISIDTYKAEVAKQAIEAGAHIINDIWGAKVEPKIAEVAAYYDVPIILMHNRDNMNYRNLMADMIADLYESIKIAKDAGVRDENIILDPGIGFAKTPEQNLEAMRNLEQLNVLGYPVLLGTSRKSFIGHVLDLPVEERLEGTGATVCLGIEKGCEFIRVHDVKEMARMAKMMDAMIGKGVK encoded by the coding sequence ATGAATTGCGAAGAGGAGATGTGTAGTTTGAAGTGGGATTATGATTTGCGCTGCGGCGAATATACATTGAATTTAAATGAAAAGACATTAATTATGGGGATTTTAAATGTAACGCCAGATTCATTTTCTGATGGTGGGAGTTACAACGAAGTAGATGCTGCAGTGTGCCATGCGAAAGAAATGAAAAATGAAGGTGCTCATATTATTGATATCGGTGGTGAATCTACCCGCCCAGGTTTCGCTAAAGTTTCAGTAGAAGAAGAAATAAAGCGAGTTGTTCCAATGATTCAGGCAGTTTCAAAAGAAGTGAAGCTACCTATTTCTATTGACACGTATAAAGCTGAGGTTGCGAAACAAGCGATTGAAGCTGGTGCTCATATTATTAATGATATTTGGGGAGCGAAGGTGGAACCGAAGATTGCTGAAGTTGCAGCCTATTATGATGTGCCTATTATCTTAATGCATAACCGAGATAATATGAACTACCGCAATTTAATGGCTGATATGATTGCTGATTTGTATGAGAGTATTAAAATTGCTAAAGATGCAGGTGTGCGAGATGAGAATATTATTTTAGACCCAGGTATTGGTTTTGCGAAAACACCTGAACAAAATTTAGAAGCGATGCGTAATTTAGAGCAGTTAAATGTATTGGGTTACCCGGTTCTATTAGGTACTTCAAGAAAATCCTTTATTGGCCATGTATTAGATTTACCCGTGGAGGAGCGTCTTGAAGGAACGGGAGCTACCGTTTGTCTTGGTATTGAAAAGGGCTGTGAGTTTATCCGTGTTCATGATGTGAAAGAAATGGCACGTATGGCTAAGATGATGGACGCGATGATTGGTAAGGGGGTAAAGTAA
- the pabC gene encoding aminodeoxychorismate lyase, which translates to MLIYVNGAYIEASEAKISPYDHGYLYGLGVFETFRIYNGHPFLLDDHYERLMDALDILQIKWTMPKDEVMLILKNLLVKNGLKHAYVRLNVSAGIDEIGLQTEVYEEPSVIVFIKSLAAPGNVVEKEGVILKQVRNTPEGAFRLKSHHYLNNILGKREIGNVVNKEGIFLTETGYVAEGIVSNLFFVKGDILYTPSLETGILNGITRAFIIKAAEELDIEVKEGFFTKDELLSADEVFVTNSIQEIVPLYRIEEKDFPGKVGVVTKRLMDLYEVQREKLWSRNELRRGDV; encoded by the coding sequence GTGTTAATTTACGTAAATGGCGCGTATATAGAAGCGAGTGAAGCGAAAATTTCTCCTTATGACCACGGTTACCTATATGGGCTTGGGGTTTTTGAGACATTTCGTATTTATAATGGTCATCCCTTTTTATTGGATGATCATTATGAACGCTTAATGGATGCGCTCGATATATTGCAAATCAAATGGACAATGCCAAAAGATGAAGTGATGCTTATTTTAAAGAATCTACTCGTTAAGAATGGGTTAAAACATGCATATGTGCGCTTAAATGTATCGGCGGGTATAGATGAAATAGGATTACAAACGGAAGTATATGAAGAACCGTCTGTTATTGTTTTTATCAAATCTTTAGCAGCTCCAGGGAATGTAGTGGAAAAAGAAGGAGTTATTTTAAAGCAAGTGCGAAATACACCAGAAGGTGCGTTTCGCTTGAAGTCCCATCATTATTTAAATAATATTTTAGGGAAACGCGAAATTGGAAATGTTGTGAATAAGGAAGGTATTTTTCTTACTGAAACAGGTTATGTTGCAGAGGGTATTGTTTCGAATCTCTTTTTTGTTAAAGGAGATATTTTATATACTCCTTCGCTAGAAACAGGGATTTTAAACGGAATCACTCGTGCGTTTATTATAAAGGCTGCTGAAGAGCTAGATATAGAGGTAAAGGAAGGTTTCTTTACAAAAGATGAATTGCTTTCAGCGGATGAAGTGTTCGTAACGAACTCTATTCAAGAAATCGTCCCCCTTTATCGTATAGAGGAGAAAGATTTCCCGGGTAAAGTGGGAGTGGTTACAAAAAGACTTATGGATCTTTATGAAGTGCAGAGAGAGAAATTGTGGAGCAGAAATGAATTGCGAAGAGGAGATGTGTAG